The DNA window TCAGAGACCTGCCTCACTATCTCCCTGATGTGCTTGATAGCACTGCTGCTGCCCACAAGAAGTTGATCGCAAATGTCCATTATTCAGAGCTAGCCCTGTCAAGCTGCCCAGGGATTGGCAGTGTCACGGCAGATGCAAAATTGGCCCCACTGAGGAGCTTCCAGTCCCGGGGTCTGCTCGATGCAGACCGGGCGATTTCTCTGGTGTACTCCAGGAAAGACTCCATCGCTTCCAGCAAAATGGCATGTGGAGGCAGCACAATGCCTGCCTGGCCTTTTTCCCTGTATTCCTGTGCTGGAAGAACCGCGCTTGCAGTTGATTCAGATAAATCGCTCTGGTGTCTCAAACGCTAGAATCGCTCACCTGGGAAGACATTCCCGCTGCGTAATAACGTGTCAAGATTACATGACTTTGCACTGCCTTAATAATCTATCAATATATGGTATTTGCTGTAGATGTCAACACATTTTTGTTGACTAGCTGAGTGTAATATGCTAGCGTCAAAAAAAGTCAATTAAAACAATTTGTTATAAACACACATCTGAAAGGACCGTGCCATGGCCGACCACAGAAAAGGGCCCCGTCTGGACGTGGTTCTCAAAGCACAGTATGAGACAGAAGAAGCATTTCGGGAGGCCCTGATAGCCAATTTGGGCCCGGGTGGTCTCTACCTTGTAACGGATGTGCCTTTCGAGGTGGGCTCGGAGTTCTCGGTAGAAATTTCTCTTCCCCAGAAGCGGGGGGTGATCAAAGGGAGATGCCAGGTGGTGTGGGTGAATCAGGTGGAGGCAGAGAATTATCCAAAAGGCATGGGCGTCAAATTTACTGAACTGCCCGAAAAGCACGCCAGAATTCTGCAACAATATCTCAAGGAGATTGAGGGAAGCTAGCGGCTGCGCCTTCGGCTCCGCCGGGTTATCAGTTATCAGTTGTCAGTTATCAGGGTATAGTACAGCGCTTTGCGCTATAGCCGTGGCATTGGGCTCATGGCGCAAGGCGCAGGG is part of the Deltaproteobacteria bacterium genome and encodes:
- a CDS encoding TIGR02266 family protein yields the protein MADHRKGPRLDVVLKAQYETEEAFREALIANLGPGGLYLVTDVPFEVGSEFSVEISLPQKRGVIKGRCQVVWVNQVEAENYPKGMGVKFTELPEKHARILQQYLKEIEGS